The Malus sylvestris chromosome 12, drMalSylv7.2, whole genome shotgun sequence genome contains a region encoding:
- the LOC126594196 gene encoding pre-mRNA-splicing factor 38-like — MANRTDPSAKNIRGTNPQNLVEKIVRTKIYQNTYWKEQCFGLTAETLVDKAMELDHIGGTFGGNRKPTPFMCLVMKMLQIQPEKEIVIEFIKNDDYKYVRILGAFYLRLTGTDTDAYQYLEPLYNDYRKLRRKLPDGNFTLTHVDEVIDELLTKDYSCDIAMPRIKKRWTLEATGSLELRKSALEEDFEEEEEKEENDQVDVMDEDVHDRDYYRGRSPARERDRDRRRDSHRYRDRDYDRDYERDRDYDRDRGRERERDRDRDRDRDHYRLRDEKDYGRDRDRDRDRDWDRRGRDRGRRRSHSRSRSRSRDRDGVDRDRRRHARSISPRRPDREEPKKKKEKKKEKKDDGTDHPDPEIAEANRLRASLGLKPLK, encoded by the exons ATGGCGAACCGCACGGACCCGTCGGCGAAGAACATAAGGGGAACGAACCCCCAGAATCTGGTGGAAAAGATCGTACGGACGAAGATATACCAGAACACGTACTGGAAGGAGCAGTGCTTCGGGTTGACTGCCGAAACCCTAGTCGACAAAGCCATGGAGCTCGACCACATCGGCGGCACCTTCGGGGGAAACCGCAAGCCCACGCCTTTCATGTGCCTCGTGATGAAGATGCTTCAGATCCAGCCGGAGAAGGAGATCGTCATCGAGTTCATCAAAAACGACGATTACAA GTACGTTCGGATACTTGGTGCATTTTATTTGCGGCTTACGGGAACTGATACTGATGCATACCAGTACCTAGAGCCTTTGTACAATGACTATCGGAAGTTGAGGAGGAAACTGCCTGATGGGA ATTTTACCTTGACGCATGTGGATGAGGTTATTGATGAACTTCTCACAAAAGATTACTCATGTGACATTGCAATGCCACGAATTAAAAAAAG ATGGACTCTCGAAGCAACTGGTTCATTGGAACTCAGGAAAAGTGCTTTGGAGGAGGactttgaggaggaggaagagaaagaggagaATGATCAAGTTGATGTAATGGATGAAGATGTCCATGATAGGGATTATTATCGTGGTCGAAGCCCTGCCAGGGAAAGAGATAGGGATAGAAGACGCGACAGTCACAGATACAG GGACCGAGATTATGACAGAGATTATGAAAGGGATAGAGATTATGACAGGGATCGTGGACGTGAAAGAGAGAGGGACAGAGACAGGGATAGGGATCGAGACCATTATCGGCTAAGAGACGAAAAGGATTATGGTCGTGATAGGGATAGGGACAGGGATAGGGATTGGGACAGGCGAGGGAGGGATCGTGGCAGGAGGAGGAGCCATTCAAGGAGCAGAAGTCGTAGTAGAGATCGTGATGGTGTGGATAGAGATCGCAGGAGACATGCCCGCAGCATTAGTCCCAGGAGACCTGATCGTGAGGaaccgaagaagaagaaagaaaagaagaaggagaagaaggatgATGGCACAGACCATCCGGATCCAGAGATTGCCGAAGCAAACAGACTCCGAGCATCTCTTGGGTTGAAACCCCTGAAGTAG
- the LOC126593196 gene encoding topless-related protein 3-like isoform X1: MSSLSRELVFLILQFLEEEKFNESVHRLEKESGFFFNMKYFEEKIQAGEWDEVEKYLSGFTKVDDNRYSMKIFFEIRKQKYLEALDRQDKPKAVEILVSDLRVFSTFNEELFKEITQLLTLGNFRENEQLSKYGDTKTARSIMLIELKKLIEANPLFREKLVFPALKTSRLRTLINQSLNWQHQLCKNPRPNPDIKTLFTDHTCTPSNGPHTSTPTPVTLPVAAVVKPTAYPSLGAHTPFSVGAAAANANALAGWMVNSSVSSSVQAAVVNASSMPVPQNQGVAILKHPRTPPPAPSMVDYQTADHEFMKRLRPVQSIEEVAYPTSRQQSSWSLDDIPRTVAFTLHQGSTVTSMDFHPSLHTLLLVGSSNGDITLWELMSRERLVSKPFKIWDMTACSLQFEVIFKATIAKDTPISVSRVTWSPDGSFVGVAFTKHLMHLYAYTAPNDLRQHLEVDAHIGAVNDLAFAHPNKQLCVVTCGDDKIIKVWDLTGRKLYNFEGHVAPVYSICPHYKESIQFIFSTATDGKIKAWLYDNMGSRVDYDAPGQSCTTMLYSADGSRLFSCGTSKEGDSYLVEWNESEGAIKRTYSGLRKKSAGIVQFDTTRNHFLAVGEDSQIKFWDMDNNNVMTSTDAEGGIPSLPRLRFNKEGNLLAVTTADNGFKILVNAAGVKSLKAIESTAYFEGLRPPFESTAIKASGSASVTNANAVNCKLERNSPARSTPIILGVDHLSRSFDKPRSVEDAVDKPKPWLLTEIQDPIQCRQVTMPDTTDTSSKVVRLLYTNSGAGILALGSNGVQKLWKWVRNEQNPSGKATASVAPLHWQPNSGLLMANDVSGVNLEEAIPCIALSKNDSYVTSACGGKVSLFNMMTFKVMTTFMAPPPASTFLAFHPQDNNILAIGMEDSTIHIYNVRVDEVKSKLKGHQKRITGLAFSTNLNILVSSGADAQLCVWSIDTWEKRKSVAIHMVSAKATVGETRVQFHSDQIRLLVVHETQLAIYDASKMDRIRQWLPQDALPAPISHAAYSCNSQLIYAAFYDGNIGVFDADSLRLRCRIAPSAYLPQAVLNGSQAMYPLVVAVHPQEPTQFAVGLGDGSVKVIEPKESEGKWGSSPPFDNGIPNGRTSSSTTSNHALDQMQRRE, encoded by the exons ATGTCGTCTTTGAGCAGAGAATTGGTGTTTCTGATACTCCAATTTCTGGAGGAGGAGAAGTTCAACGAGTCCGTACACAG GCTTGAGAAAGAATCCGGATTCTTTTTCAACATGAAGTACTTTGAAGAGAAAATTCAGGCCGGAGAATGGGACGAAGTGGAGAAGTACTTATCAGGATTTACAAAAGTTGATGACAACAGATACTCTATGAAGATATTCTTCGaaataaggaagcagaaatatcTCGAAGCACTTGATCG GCAAGACAAGCCGAAGGCTGTTGAAATCTTAGTTAGCGATTTGAGAGTGTTCTCCACCTTTAATGAAGAACTTTTCAAAGAAATCACGCAGCTTCTAACTCTTGGAAATTTCAG GGAAAATGAACAGCTTTCCAAGTACGGTGACACGAAAACAGCTCGCAGCATTATGTTGATAGAGCTTAAGAAACTTATAGAAGCAAATCCCCTCTTTCGCGAAAAGCTTGTTTTTCCCGCTCTGAAGACATCAAGACTGCGGACTCTAATCAACCAAAG TTTGAACTGGCAGCACCAGTTATGCAAAAATCCAAGACCAAATCCGGACATCAAAACTTTATTCACTGATCACACATGTACACCTTCAAATGGCCCTCATACTTCTACTCCTACACCTGTTACTCTTCCTGTTGCCGCGGTTGTAAAACCCACTGCTTATCCTTCACTCGGAGCTCATACT CCCTTTTCGGTCGGTGCAGCTGCTGCGAATGCTAATGCTTTAGCAGGTTGGATGGTCAATTCCTCAGTCTCTTCATCTGTGCAAGCAGCCGTTGTTAATGCATCATCCATGCCCGTTCCACAGAACCAAG GCGTTGCAATCTTGAAACATCCAAGAACACCTCCACCAGCCCCAAGTATGGTTGATTATCAGACTGCTGATCATGAATTTATGAAACGATTGCGACCTGTTCAATCTATTGAGGAG GTTGCATATCCAACGTCTAGACAGCAAAGTTCTTGGTCACTGGATGATATACCCAGAACAGTGGCTTTTACCTTGCATCAAGGATCTACTGTCACAAGCATGGACTTTCACCCGTCTCTCCATACGTTGTTGTTAG TTGGTTCTAGTAATGGTGACATTACTCTTTGGGAACTTATGTCGCGGGAGAGGTTGGTTTCAAAGCCGTTCAAGATATGGGATATGACAGCATGTTCACTGCAATTTGAGGTCATCTTTAAG GCCACAATTGCAAAAGACACACCCATATCTGTCAGCCGTGTTACATGGAGTCCAGATGGGAGTTTCGTGG GGGTTGCATTTACCAAACATTTGATGCACTTGTATGCTTATACTGCACCTAATGATCTACGCCAACATTTGGAG GTTGATGCCCATATCGGTGCTGTGAACGACTTAGCTTTTGCTCATCCAAATAAACAACTGTGTGTTGTGACCTGTGGAGACGACAAGATAATAAAG GTATGGGATTTAACTGGACGAAAGCTATATAACTTTGAAGGTCATGTTGCTCCCGTCTATTCGATCTGTCCTCATTACAAGGAGAGCATTCAG TTCATATTTTCAACTGCTACTGATGGGAAAATAAAGGCCTGGCTGTATGACAACATGGGTTCAAGAGTTGACTATGATGCTCCTGGCCAGTCGTGTACCACAATGCTTTACAGTGCAGATGGAAGTCG ATTGTTCTCTTGTGGAACAAGTAAAGAGGGAGACTCGTATCTAGTTGAATGGAATGAAAGTGAAGGAGCAATAAAGAGAACATATTCTGGACTCAGAAAGAAATCAGCAGGCATTGTGCAGTTCGACACAACACGGAATCATTTTTTGGCTGTGGGCGAAGATAGCCAGATCAAGTTTTGGGATATGGACAATAACAATGTTATGACTAGCACAGACGCCGAGGGTGGAATTCCG AGCCTCCCTCGCTTGAGATTCAACAAGGAAGGAAATCTTCTTGCTGTCACAACTGCAGACAATGGATTCAAAATACTTGTAAATGCTGCTGGGGTTAAATCTTTGAAAGCTATCGAGTCCACCGCTTATTTTGAAGGATTAAGGCCTCCCTTTGAATCTACTGCTATCAAG GCATCCGGCTCGGCCTCTGTTACAAATGCTAATGCGGTCAATTGTAAACTGGAAAGGAACTCTCCTGCTAGGTCTACTCCAATTATT CTTGGAGTTGATCACCTCAGTAGAAGTTTTGACAAACCCAGAAGCGTAGAGGATGCAGTGGATAAACCTAAACCCTGGCTGTTGACTGAAATTCAGGATCCTATACAGTGCCGGCAAGTTACCATGCCTGACACAACCGATACTTCTAGCAAg GTCGTCCGACTCCTATATACAAATTCGGGTGCTGGCATATTGGCACTTGGGTCAAATGGTGTGCAGAAGCTGTGGAAGTGGGTCCGTAATGAACAAAATCCAAGTGGAAAG GCCACAGCCAGTGTTGCTCCGCTGCATTGGCAACCAAACAGTGGTCTTCTTATGGCCAACGATGTCTCAGGCGTCAACCTTGAAGAAGCAATTCCATGCATAGCGCTCTCAAAGAATGACTCTTATGTAACGTCAGCTTGCGGCGGAAAGGTCTCGTTATTCAACATGATGACATTCAAG GTGATGACAACATTCATGGCACCTCCTCCTGCTTCCACTTTCCTAGCATTCCATCCTCAGGATAATAACATCCTGGCCATCGGAATGGAAGATTCTACCATCCACATTTACAATGTTCGAGTTGATGAG GTAAAATCAAAATTGAAGGGTCACCAAAAGCGGATAACTGGTTTAGCTTTCTCAACCAATCTTAATATACTCGTTTCGTCCGGTGCTGATGCTCAA CTCTGTGTGTGGAGCATTGATACATGGGAGAAGAGGAAGTCGGTTGCAATTCATATGGTTTCTGCAAAGGCAACTGTTGGTGAGACTCGAGTGCAGTTCCATTCCGATCAAATTCGTTTGCTGGTGGTTCACGAGACACAACTAGCAATATATGATGCCTCGAAGATGGATCGCATACGACAG TGGCTTCCACAAGATGCACTTCCTGCGCCAATATCTCATGCAGCATACTCCTGCAACAGCCAACTAATATATGCTGCCTTTTATGACGGTAACATTGGGGTGTTTGATGCCGATAGCCTAAGACTGAGATGCCGTATTGCTCCATCAGCGTACTTACCCCAAGCGGTCTTGAACGG AAGCCAAGCCATGTACCCGCTTGTCGTTGCAGTACATCCACAAGAACCAACCCAGTTTGCTGTTGGGTTGGGTGATGGTTCTGTTAAAGTTATTGAACCCAAAGAATCAGAAGGGAAGTGGGGTTCGTCTCCGCCTTTCGATAACGGAATACCTAATGGAAGAACATCGTCGTCTACCACCAGCAACCACGCGCTCGATCAAATGCAAAGACGAGAGTAG
- the LOC126593196 gene encoding topless-related protein 3-like isoform X2 yields the protein MSSLSRELVFLILQFLEEEKFNESVHRLEKESGFFFNMKYFEEKIQAGEWDEVEKYLSGFTKVDDNRYSMKIFFEIRKQKYLEALDRQDKPKAVEILVSDLRVFSTFNEELFKEITQLLTLGNFRENEQLSKYGDTKTARSIMLIELKKLIEANPLFREKLVFPALKTSRLRTLINQSLNWQHQLCKNPRPNPDIKTLFTDHTCTPSNGPHTSTPTPVTLPVAAVVKPTAYPSLGAHTPFSVGAAAANANALAGWMVNSSVSSSVQAAVVNASSMPVPQNQGVAILKHPRTPPPAPSMVDYQTADHEFMKRLRPVQSIEEVAYPTSRQQSSWSLDDIPRTVAFTLHQGSTVTSMDFHPSLHTLLLVGSSNGDITLWELMSRERLVSKPFKIWDMTACSLQFEATIAKDTPISVSRVTWSPDGSFVGVAFTKHLMHLYAYTAPNDLRQHLEVDAHIGAVNDLAFAHPNKQLCVVTCGDDKIIKVWDLTGRKLYNFEGHVAPVYSICPHYKESIQFIFSTATDGKIKAWLYDNMGSRVDYDAPGQSCTTMLYSADGSRLFSCGTSKEGDSYLVEWNESEGAIKRTYSGLRKKSAGIVQFDTTRNHFLAVGEDSQIKFWDMDNNNVMTSTDAEGGIPSLPRLRFNKEGNLLAVTTADNGFKILVNAAGVKSLKAIESTAYFEGLRPPFESTAIKASGSASVTNANAVNCKLERNSPARSTPIILGVDHLSRSFDKPRSVEDAVDKPKPWLLTEIQDPIQCRQVTMPDTTDTSSKVVRLLYTNSGAGILALGSNGVQKLWKWVRNEQNPSGKATASVAPLHWQPNSGLLMANDVSGVNLEEAIPCIALSKNDSYVTSACGGKVSLFNMMTFKVMTTFMAPPPASTFLAFHPQDNNILAIGMEDSTIHIYNVRVDEVKSKLKGHQKRITGLAFSTNLNILVSSGADAQLCVWSIDTWEKRKSVAIHMVSAKATVGETRVQFHSDQIRLLVVHETQLAIYDASKMDRIRQWLPQDALPAPISHAAYSCNSQLIYAAFYDGNIGVFDADSLRLRCRIAPSAYLPQAVLNGSQAMYPLVVAVHPQEPTQFAVGLGDGSVKVIEPKESEGKWGSSPPFDNGIPNGRTSSSTTSNHALDQMQRRE from the exons ATGTCGTCTTTGAGCAGAGAATTGGTGTTTCTGATACTCCAATTTCTGGAGGAGGAGAAGTTCAACGAGTCCGTACACAG GCTTGAGAAAGAATCCGGATTCTTTTTCAACATGAAGTACTTTGAAGAGAAAATTCAGGCCGGAGAATGGGACGAAGTGGAGAAGTACTTATCAGGATTTACAAAAGTTGATGACAACAGATACTCTATGAAGATATTCTTCGaaataaggaagcagaaatatcTCGAAGCACTTGATCG GCAAGACAAGCCGAAGGCTGTTGAAATCTTAGTTAGCGATTTGAGAGTGTTCTCCACCTTTAATGAAGAACTTTTCAAAGAAATCACGCAGCTTCTAACTCTTGGAAATTTCAG GGAAAATGAACAGCTTTCCAAGTACGGTGACACGAAAACAGCTCGCAGCATTATGTTGATAGAGCTTAAGAAACTTATAGAAGCAAATCCCCTCTTTCGCGAAAAGCTTGTTTTTCCCGCTCTGAAGACATCAAGACTGCGGACTCTAATCAACCAAAG TTTGAACTGGCAGCACCAGTTATGCAAAAATCCAAGACCAAATCCGGACATCAAAACTTTATTCACTGATCACACATGTACACCTTCAAATGGCCCTCATACTTCTACTCCTACACCTGTTACTCTTCCTGTTGCCGCGGTTGTAAAACCCACTGCTTATCCTTCACTCGGAGCTCATACT CCCTTTTCGGTCGGTGCAGCTGCTGCGAATGCTAATGCTTTAGCAGGTTGGATGGTCAATTCCTCAGTCTCTTCATCTGTGCAAGCAGCCGTTGTTAATGCATCATCCATGCCCGTTCCACAGAACCAAG GCGTTGCAATCTTGAAACATCCAAGAACACCTCCACCAGCCCCAAGTATGGTTGATTATCAGACTGCTGATCATGAATTTATGAAACGATTGCGACCTGTTCAATCTATTGAGGAG GTTGCATATCCAACGTCTAGACAGCAAAGTTCTTGGTCACTGGATGATATACCCAGAACAGTGGCTTTTACCTTGCATCAAGGATCTACTGTCACAAGCATGGACTTTCACCCGTCTCTCCATACGTTGTTGTTAG TTGGTTCTAGTAATGGTGACATTACTCTTTGGGAACTTATGTCGCGGGAGAGGTTGGTTTCAAAGCCGTTCAAGATATGGGATATGACAGCATGTTCACTGCAATTTGAG GCCACAATTGCAAAAGACACACCCATATCTGTCAGCCGTGTTACATGGAGTCCAGATGGGAGTTTCGTGG GGGTTGCATTTACCAAACATTTGATGCACTTGTATGCTTATACTGCACCTAATGATCTACGCCAACATTTGGAG GTTGATGCCCATATCGGTGCTGTGAACGACTTAGCTTTTGCTCATCCAAATAAACAACTGTGTGTTGTGACCTGTGGAGACGACAAGATAATAAAG GTATGGGATTTAACTGGACGAAAGCTATATAACTTTGAAGGTCATGTTGCTCCCGTCTATTCGATCTGTCCTCATTACAAGGAGAGCATTCAG TTCATATTTTCAACTGCTACTGATGGGAAAATAAAGGCCTGGCTGTATGACAACATGGGTTCAAGAGTTGACTATGATGCTCCTGGCCAGTCGTGTACCACAATGCTTTACAGTGCAGATGGAAGTCG ATTGTTCTCTTGTGGAACAAGTAAAGAGGGAGACTCGTATCTAGTTGAATGGAATGAAAGTGAAGGAGCAATAAAGAGAACATATTCTGGACTCAGAAAGAAATCAGCAGGCATTGTGCAGTTCGACACAACACGGAATCATTTTTTGGCTGTGGGCGAAGATAGCCAGATCAAGTTTTGGGATATGGACAATAACAATGTTATGACTAGCACAGACGCCGAGGGTGGAATTCCG AGCCTCCCTCGCTTGAGATTCAACAAGGAAGGAAATCTTCTTGCTGTCACAACTGCAGACAATGGATTCAAAATACTTGTAAATGCTGCTGGGGTTAAATCTTTGAAAGCTATCGAGTCCACCGCTTATTTTGAAGGATTAAGGCCTCCCTTTGAATCTACTGCTATCAAG GCATCCGGCTCGGCCTCTGTTACAAATGCTAATGCGGTCAATTGTAAACTGGAAAGGAACTCTCCTGCTAGGTCTACTCCAATTATT CTTGGAGTTGATCACCTCAGTAGAAGTTTTGACAAACCCAGAAGCGTAGAGGATGCAGTGGATAAACCTAAACCCTGGCTGTTGACTGAAATTCAGGATCCTATACAGTGCCGGCAAGTTACCATGCCTGACACAACCGATACTTCTAGCAAg GTCGTCCGACTCCTATATACAAATTCGGGTGCTGGCATATTGGCACTTGGGTCAAATGGTGTGCAGAAGCTGTGGAAGTGGGTCCGTAATGAACAAAATCCAAGTGGAAAG GCCACAGCCAGTGTTGCTCCGCTGCATTGGCAACCAAACAGTGGTCTTCTTATGGCCAACGATGTCTCAGGCGTCAACCTTGAAGAAGCAATTCCATGCATAGCGCTCTCAAAGAATGACTCTTATGTAACGTCAGCTTGCGGCGGAAAGGTCTCGTTATTCAACATGATGACATTCAAG GTGATGACAACATTCATGGCACCTCCTCCTGCTTCCACTTTCCTAGCATTCCATCCTCAGGATAATAACATCCTGGCCATCGGAATGGAAGATTCTACCATCCACATTTACAATGTTCGAGTTGATGAG GTAAAATCAAAATTGAAGGGTCACCAAAAGCGGATAACTGGTTTAGCTTTCTCAACCAATCTTAATATACTCGTTTCGTCCGGTGCTGATGCTCAA CTCTGTGTGTGGAGCATTGATACATGGGAGAAGAGGAAGTCGGTTGCAATTCATATGGTTTCTGCAAAGGCAACTGTTGGTGAGACTCGAGTGCAGTTCCATTCCGATCAAATTCGTTTGCTGGTGGTTCACGAGACACAACTAGCAATATATGATGCCTCGAAGATGGATCGCATACGACAG TGGCTTCCACAAGATGCACTTCCTGCGCCAATATCTCATGCAGCATACTCCTGCAACAGCCAACTAATATATGCTGCCTTTTATGACGGTAACATTGGGGTGTTTGATGCCGATAGCCTAAGACTGAGATGCCGTATTGCTCCATCAGCGTACTTACCCCAAGCGGTCTTGAACGG AAGCCAAGCCATGTACCCGCTTGTCGTTGCAGTACATCCACAAGAACCAACCCAGTTTGCTGTTGGGTTGGGTGATGGTTCTGTTAAAGTTATTGAACCCAAAGAATCAGAAGGGAAGTGGGGTTCGTCTCCGCCTTTCGATAACGGAATACCTAATGGAAGAACATCGTCGTCTACCACCAGCAACCACGCGCTCGATCAAATGCAAAGACGAGAGTAG